One genomic window of Desulfuribacillus stibiiarsenatis includes the following:
- a CDS encoding cytochrome c maturation protein CcmE translates to MNKKVLIGSFIIITAVFSLLLFATPGATGVEVSISEIVATPEKFDGKYILATGDLVQDSVTWDSKAIELRFAVSHEGSVMNVLHKGIRPDNFEGDVIVILEGKYDTDQQVFVADRLKTRCPSKYEGGHPDGVQKDY, encoded by the coding sequence ATGAATAAAAAAGTATTAATTGGCTCGTTTATTATTATCACTGCAGTATTTTCGTTGTTATTATTTGCTACACCTGGTGCTACTGGTGTTGAGGTAAGTATCAGTGAAATCGTTGCTACACCAGAGAAGTTTGACGGCAAATACATTTTAGCTACAGGAGATTTAGTGCAAGATTCGGTTACTTGGGATTCTAAAGCTATCGAACTACGATTTGCAGTATCTCATGAAGGGTCTGTAATGAATGTATTACACAAAGGTATCCGACCTGACAACTTTGAAGGTGACGTAATCGTTATTTTAGAAGGTAAATATGATACGGATCAGCAGGTTTTCGTAGCAGACCGTTTAAAGACAAGATGCCCTTCTAAATACGAAGGCGGCCACCCTGATGGTGTGCAAAAGGATTACTAA
- a CDS encoding beta-class carbonic anhydrase, with product MTTLTKIMNHNQQFVNKDQLKCGTVLESFHVSKKPSENLAILTCMDTRLVEFLEQATGIRRGEAKIIKNAGNIIAGDFGETIRSLLISIFELGVQEVIVIGHHDCGMASTSSEILKEKMLERGIAIEAIRRIEDELDLWVDAYHDPAGNVLKVVKQIKENPLIPKDILVHGLIFCPNEGNLEVLYHDKKI from the coding sequence TTGACGACACTAACGAAAATCATGAATCATAATCAACAATTTGTAAATAAAGATCAACTCAAATGTGGAACAGTTCTAGAATCATTTCATGTATCAAAGAAACCTAGTGAAAACCTCGCGATTTTAACTTGTATGGATACTCGCTTAGTTGAGTTTTTAGAGCAAGCTACAGGTATACGTAGGGGCGAAGCTAAGATTATTAAGAATGCAGGCAATATTATAGCTGGAGATTTTGGCGAGACGATAAGAAGTCTGTTGATTTCCATATTTGAACTTGGAGTCCAAGAAGTGATTGTCATCGGACATCACGATTGTGGCATGGCAAGTACTTCATCAGAAATTTTAAAGGAGAAAATGCTAGAAAGAGGCATTGCCATTGAAGCTATTCGAAGGATTGAAGATGAGTTGGATCTTTGGGTCGATGCATACCACGATCCTGCGGGTAATGTTTTAAAGGTTGTAAAGCAGATTAAGGAAAACCCTTTAATTCCTAAAGATATACTAGTTCATGGACTGATTTTTTGCCCTAATGAAGGGAATTTAGAAGTTCTATACCATGATAAGAAGATATAA